The genomic interval AGCTTTATAAATGCAGGATTAAGGAGTGGTGTTTCACCATTCCTCTTCCAAAAAGGGAACGCGGTGTTTTTTTTGTGAAGCAAAGACTGTAACTGTGCCTGGACACAGTTCACCCTGGGCTGCTTCCCCAGTCTAGAGTAATCACACCTGCTGGGACAAGACATCTCTATGTCTTGGAGGAGCAAGTAAAATACTTGCCCAAATCACACATAAATGTGATACATGGTCACCCCTCCACAGGGGTGCAGTGGGTGGATCTGAATGCTCTCTCAAGGGAGATCCCACATGACTTGCCTGTTCTTCTCCCTTCCAGTGGGAAATTCTTCTCCGTGAAGCTGCCATCTCCTTTGGCCCCAGGAGCCAAGGTCCGTGTCTCTGTTGAAATGGTTTTCACGCACGTCTTGCAGCCCTATCCCACCCACATCACCCAAAGCGAGAAGCAGTTTGTGGTCTTTGAAGGAAATCACTATTTTTACTCACCGTACGTCACCAAGACCCAAACCACCCGTGTCAAACTGGCCTCCAGGAACGTGGAGAGTTACACCAAGCTGGGCAACCCTTCCCGCACTGAGGACGTGATTGAATATGGCCCCTTCAAGGACATCCCTCCATACAGCCAGGTAAATGTCTGTGCAAAGGCGTTGTGGCTCTGCAGAGAGCATCTTCCTGACATGGAAGATGTGTCTCAGAGGCTGGAGAGTGGGAAGCAGAGGCTTTCACATAGAAATCGCAGGTCAAACACAAGTTAGACTGTGTGCAGGCCAGGAACGTGTGTATGTGCCAGGGAGGGTTCTCTGTGGCACATGGAGTGGATCATTGTGAGGGGAGCTTGCTCCTTACTTTGGGTCTGACAGtttatcttttttcccctcattagGACACTCTGAAGGTGCACTACGAAAATAACAGTCCATTCCTGACCATCACCAGCATGACACGAGTCATTGAGGTGTCTCACTGGGGTAACATTGCAGTTGAAGAGACGGTTGATTTAAAGCACACAGGAGCAGTGCTGAAAGGGCCTTTCTCCAGATACGACTACCAGAGACAGCCAGACAGTGGAATCTCTTCTGTCAAGTCTTTTAAGGTTGACATTTTGCACacgtattttttttttgtaattgttGCTTCCCCCTTTTTTAGATCCCCAGAGGAAAAAAGATACAGTTCTCCTTTGCATTTTGTTTGGTAACCATACGCCAATAATAAGGGAATATTAGAACTCTGGTCTGTTTTCAGAGAAAGCTTCTGCTGCTTAGGAATAGCCTTTAGAAGCAGCATTAGGAGGTTATACACTTCATTGCATCTGCTGGTCTAACAGACTGCACATACCAGGGCATGTCGTGTTCTCCACACTCCCACCCCTCCCATCTCAGGGACCCTCTAAACCCCTTACCCCCCTGTATTGAGATGTCTGCTTTGGGTTTTCCACTGTGCATGGGCCATTTATTCTGTCCCCACCTCCTTGTTTTCAGAGTTGCCTCTCTGTCGTATCCTTCTCATGTTGAACAGTATTAATTGGAAACTCACCCATTCATTCATTCCTTGCTCACAAAGCACTCAACAAGAATTAAAGCTGTGGCTCTGCTAGTCAGATGTAAAAAGTATTATGTGTTCTCATCTGAACCAAAATCTTTTTTGCTGCTTGAAGCCTCAAAGATTGATTGTTGTCATTCTCTAGGGTGGTGCAGCCAAACAGAAATCTCATCTTGCTGAGTGCAAAGCCACCAAGCCCAATGAGCTAGGGCAGCAGGCTGGAGTGAAAAGGGAATTGCTGTCCTGGTGGGCATGATGAGATCCTTGCTGTCCAGGGAGTTTGAAACTGGGCTGGAGAAAGCACATTCATTTTGAGGCCAAGTGATTTTAGTGCTGGCAGCCACTTGTGGGATTGCTTGTAATAGCACAATTTTACCACTCAGTGCAACTGAATGGCCATTTTGTCATGTCTCACATGGGAGCACAGTTTCTCAGTGCTTACCAGCCTTTATTGGTTTTGCCAGTTTCACTGAAAGTAACACCCATCTGATGCACTCCCTGTTGCTTTTCTCCATACAGACCattctcccagctgctgctcaggaCGTCTATTACAGAGATGAAATTGGGAACATCTCCACCAGCCACCTCCTTGTCCTGGATGACTCTGTGGAGATGGAGATCCGTCCCCGATTCCCACTTTTTGGGGGCTGGAAAACCCATTACATCATTGGCTATAACCTGCCAAGCTACGAATACCTCTACAATCTTGGTGGGTGGCTGAGGGGAAGGGAATAAAAACCGCCCTCCTGTGTGTTGAAAGGTGGTTGCTGTACAGTAAAGAATTGAAAGCTGTGATACACTGCACCTTAACAACAACAGTTGCCAGCTATTTTTTCTAGAATATGCAAATCCACTTTTTTTGTGCTTCCCTCAGGTTTTTGTAGACATCTGGTTAAACTGTATCTGAGTGAGCTAGTGCCCCCTGCTGCACAATTATCCATGCAAATTCTGCTCCTGCCTTAGGTGGGAGCTGAGTTTCAAGGCTGTCCCTTGTTCTCTGAGGAACTGTAACCACCCTCTGTTCTGCACTCTTAGGTGATCAGTATGCCCTGAAGATGAGGTTTGTTGACCACGTGTTTGATGAGCAAGTTACAGACTCTCTGACTGTCAAGATCGTCCTGCCAGAAGGTGCCAAGTAAGTGTCATTCCTCCTGGCTTGTTATTGCAGACAGTGCTGTTTTGGTGGCAGTTCTCCAGTCTGCTCTAATGGCCTGGGGACAGTGAATCAAAACCATGACTGTGCATATGGAGGAGATCTTGGAACACAGCCTTGCTTCCTTGTAGAGCCTTGTTTAAAGAGCATAATTTACCTCGTGCTAGAGGCCACAATTGGCCAGACAAGTCCTGGGTTACATCTCAAACGCCATAGAGTCATGTGGGACTGTCTGGTTTTATCCACAGGAATATCCATGTGGACAGCCCCTATGAAATCAATCGTGCCTCAGACGAGCTTCACTACACATATCTGGACACTTTTGGACGTCCTGTTATTGTGGCACACAAGAGCAACCTGGTGGAGCAGCACATCCAGGACATCGTGGTGAGTGTGGCCtcagcagt from Aphelocoma coerulescens isolate FSJ_1873_10779 chromosome 12, UR_Acoe_1.0, whole genome shotgun sequence carries:
- the RPN1 gene encoding dolichyl-diphosphooligosaccharide--protein glycosyltransferase subunit 1, which encodes MAGLMCRLLLLCLAAAAASADLVLEEVRRSLDLSTHLAKVSAELNLANAPGGAAASAFLLALEPGLEPRLAHLGVQVKGEEEEENTLEVKETKVKGKTGKFFSVKLPSPLAPGAKVRVSVEMVFTHVLQPYPTHITQSEKQFVVFEGNHYFYSPYVTKTQTTRVKLASRNVESYTKLGNPSRTEDVIEYGPFKDIPPYSQDTLKVHYENNSPFLTITSMTRVIEVSHWGNIAVEETVDLKHTGAVLKGPFSRYDYQRQPDSGISSVKSFKTILPAAAQDVYYRDEIGNISTSHLLVLDDSVEMEIRPRFPLFGGWKTHYIIGYNLPSYEYLYNLGDQYALKMRFVDHVFDEQVTDSLTVKIVLPEGAKNIHVDSPYEINRASDELHYTYLDTFGRPVIVAHKSNLVEQHIQDIVVHYTFNKILMLQEPLLVVGAFYILFFTVIVYVRLDFSITKDPAAEARMKVACITEQVLTLVNKRLGLYRHFDEAVNKYKQSRDISTLNSGKKSLEMEHKALTNEIASLQSKLKTEGSDLCDKVSEIQKLDGQVKELVLKSSVEAERLVAGKLKKDTYIENEKMHSNKRQDLVSKIDNILDAL